The Leptotrichia sp. OH3620_COT-345 genomic sequence CATATTTCAGAATTCTATGGGAAGCAACGAATAAAAACAGAAATTGTAAAGGATAAAGGCTGAAATGAAATAGAAAAATGTAAACTAAAAATGAAAAGCAGTGAATAAATGGGAATATTACAAAGGAAATAATTTTAATAAAACTAAAGAGTATAAAAAATAAAAAAACGGCAAAATGAAAAAAGAACACATAAAAAATGGAAAAATATAGAAATAAATTTTACAATATTATAGATAATAAAAGTAGAGGTAAGATAATGACTAAAAGAAGAATTTTAATATTATTAACAGTAATTTTACTTTTAAATTCATGTGTAGCTGTGGTTGCAGGAGCTGCAGGAGGTGCAGTAGGCTATTATTGCGGAACTACATCAAAATGTGATGGAAAATAAAAATATAATTTAGTATTTATTTTCATCTCAAAAAATGATAAAATAACGAAGGTTTCGGAGTCAATCGCCTGATTTATTTTAGGAGGAAAGTCCGGACTTCATAGGGTAAAAGAGGCAGCTAACGGCTGCTGGGAGAAATCCTAAGGAAAGTGCCACAGAAATAAACCGCTCGTAATGAGTAAGGGTGAAAAGGCGGTGTAAGAGACCCCCGGTAATTTAAGAAATTAAGTTAGCCAAGGTAAACCCCTCTTGAAGCAAGAATAAATAGAAAGCAGTATAGAAGCGACCCGTTTCTGCTTATAGGGTAATTCGCTGAAATCGTGAAGTGATTCACGGTTTAGATAAATGATTGATAAAAACAGAATCCGGCTTATCCCGAAACCTTTTTAAATTAACTGTTCTAAATAAATTTATATTTATTTAAAAACAGTTTTTTTATATCTCCAGATTTTGATTATATAATATTTTACGAGAGTCAAAAGGAAATAAAAAAGAATATTAAAAAATAAATTTATTGTATTATGTTTTTATAATGAATATTAAAAAAATTAATTTAATTGATAATACTTATCATATATTTGAAAATAGAATTGATAAAGGATAGAAATATCGTCGAAATAAAATTTACAATTTAAATTATTTAGTAGAAAAAATCAGCTAAAAATGTTACAATTACAATAAATAAATTAAATTAAGAGGCGAATATGGAAAAAACTTCAAAAAACAGTAGCCCGGAATATAATAAAATACTAAACAAAGTCAAAAAAGTAAAAATAATAAAGAATAAATTTGTGAAGGAAGAGTTGTTGACAGAGTTTTATATTTACATGAAAAAGAATAAAATAATAGAAGTTGTAGACGTGAAAAACGCAGATTTGATAGTATCTTTTGGAGGTGACGGAACTATTCTCATTGCAGCTAAAGAAACAATAAAAAAAGATATTCCCATATTAGCTGTAAATATGGGAACAGTAGGGTATATGGCAGAAATAAAACCTGAAAATGCTGTGGAAATGCTTGAAAAATATGAAAGAAGTCAATGCATAATTGATGAAAGGGCATTTCTTGAGATAGAATACAACGATAATATTTTTTACGCACTAAACGAACTGTTAATAATAAAAGGAGGCCTTGTTTCACATTTAATCAATGTGGAAGTATATTCAAATAGTATTTTGGTAAATAAATATCGAGCAGATGGTGTTATAGTAGCAACGCCTACAGGTTCTACAGCATATTCACTTTCAGCCGGAGGCTCAATAGTACATCCAAGCCTGAATGCAGTGTCTATCACACCTCTGCTTCCTCAAAGTCTTACCGCAAGACCGATTATAGTCGATGGAAAAGATAAATTGAGCTTTAAAGTATACACGAGGGATAATGATGCACATTTGAATATAGATGGAAGCCAATGTTTTCATATAAAACCTTCAGATAAGATAAATGCCGTTTTATCTCAAAAAAGGGTAAAAATTATAAGAACTGAAAATAGCGATTATTACAATATATTGAGGGAAAAATTGAAGTGGGGGAAAACCCTTTAAAACAAAGTGGGATTAATAGAAAAGGTGAGAGGAAAATGCTAAGAGAATTAAGACTGAATAATTTAGCAATAATAAAGAATCTTGATTTGGAATTCAACGAAAATTTAATAGCTCTTACAGGAGAAACCGGAGCCGGAAAGTCAATTATATTAGATGGAATTTCTTTGCTTATAGGTGAAAGAAATCAGGCAGATATGATAAGGACAGGGGAAGAGAGCCTTCTAGCAGAGGGAGTTTTTGATTTGAACCAAAATCAAATAAAAAGGCTGAATAGGCTTGGATTTGACATAGAAGATAACGAACTTATAATTTCAAGATATTTTGATAGAAATTCAAAATCAAAAGTAATTGTAAACGGAATAAGAATGACAGTTTCAAAGTTGAAAGAACTTATGGGGAATATTCTTGATTTAGTAGGGCAGCATGAGCATCAGTTTCTTTTAAATAAAAATTTTCATATGAATTTGCTTGACAAATTTTTAGGGAAAGAAGGTATAGAGCTAGCAAAAAAAATGAAAGAAAATGTTTCTGATTTAAAAAAACTGAAAAATAAAATAGAAGAAATTGAAACGGAAAAAGAAAAAATAAGTGAAAAAAAAGATATACTGGAATTTCAGTTTAATGAAATCAATAATCTTAATTTAAAGGTAAATGAGGATAATGAGTTAGAAGCCGAATATAAAGTACTATTCAATGCAGGAAAAATAGGTGAGAAATTGGAAGACTCTCTACAAAGGCTGAAAGAAGGGGAGTATTCGATTTTAAATTCTTTGGGAAAAATAAAGAAAAATTTTGAACAGCTTTCAAGTATATCAGAAACATATACTGAACTGAAAGAAAAAGTTGAAAGTATTATATATGATGTAGAAGATATTTCTTATACTATTGAAGATTTTACAAGGGAAACACAAACGGATGATGCAAGATTGGAAAAAGTTGTTGAAAGAATAGATCGGATTAATAAACTCAAGCTGAAATACGGAGCCACAATAGAAGAAATACTTACCTATAAAGATAATATTGCAAAAAAGCTGTCACTTATAAATTTTGAAAATGATGAACTTGAACAACTTAAAAAAGAAAAAAAGGAAAAAACACAGGAATACTTTGTATACAGCGGAAAATTGAGCGGATTGAGAAAAAATATAGCTGAGAAACTTGAAGATACTATAAATAAACAGCTGAAAGATTTAAATATGGAAAATGCACAGTTTAAAGTGACTTTTTCTGAAAAAAGAGTTATAAGCTCCAGAGGGACTGATGATGTGGAATTTATGATGACTACAAATCCGGGGGAAAGTTTTAAATCACTTTCAAAAATTGCTTCAGGAGGTGAAGTTTCACGAATAATGCTTGCGTTAAAAACTGTATTTTCAACTGTTGATAATATATCAGTTCTGATATTTGATGAAATAGATACAGGAATTTCAGGAGAAACAGTAAGAAAAGTAGCTGAAAAACTGAAAGAACTTTCCAAAAATGTACAGGTAATATGTGTTACACATTCACCTCAAATTGCCGCAAAGGCAAATCAACAGTTTTTCATAAAAAAACAAATTGAAAATAATTTGACCGAAACGAAAGTCTATGAATTGAATACGGAAGAACGTATAAAGGAAATAGCAAGAATAATATCAGGGGATAATATAACCGAGACTTCTATTAATCATGCCAAAGAGATTATGGAGCTGTAATGAAAAATAATAATAAAATAATTATTGATGAAATGAAAATAAAACAGGAAAAGGAAACTAAAAGGGAAAATAGAGTTGAACGCCGAAATAGTTTACTTATAAAGGAATTTTTAGATTATTTATACTTTGAAAAGGGAAGCTCTAAGAATACAGTTGCAGGATACGAAAGAGATTTGAAACTTTTTTTTTCCTATGTAGAAAAAACCGCTACAGATATAAAAGAAGATGACATTTACAAATATATAGAAGAAATCGGAAAAGAGCTAAAAAGAAATTCAGTTCTTAGAAAAATAGCTTCAATCAGGACATTTTATAAATTTTGTTACTTGAATAAAATAATGAGAGAAGATCCGGCGGGAATGATAAAAAGTCTTAAAAGGGAAAAAAGGCTTCCTGAAGTTTTAAGTTTAAAAGAAGTAAAAATGATAATAGATAATTTTAATCATACCGCTGAAGGAATAAGGGATCGGCTTATTATAAAGTTTTTAATAGCGACAGGAGCAAGAATTTCCGAAATACTCAATCTTGAAATAAAAGATGTGGAAAATCAAGGGTATGAATTTATAAAAGTTCTTGGAAAAGGTTCAAAATATAGGATAATTCCTATCTATGACAATCTGGAAAAAGAAATAAAGGATTATCTTCTTAATTACAGACCGAAATTGAAAAATATAGAAAAAAATTTTAAACTTTTTCCTAATATAAGAAGGGAAAATTTCTGGAAGAGATTAAAAAAAGCTTCTAAAAATGCAGGAATAGAAAAAAATGTATATCCACATATATTTAGACATTCGGTAGCGACAGTTCTTTTAAGTAACGGAGCTGATATAAGGATTGTTCAGGAAATTTTAGGACATTCAAATATAAGTACGACTGAAATTTATACTCATGTGGAGAAATCTGCTCTAAAAGAAATTTACAATAAAATCAAAATTGGAGACAAGTAGTTGAATTACTTTACTGAATAATAAACAGGAGGAGAAATGGCAGTAGAAAAAAAACAGGAAAATAAAAAGAACATAATGCCGTTAATACTTATATTACTATGGGGATGTGTTTTTTTACTTATGAAATCCAATATAATTAAAATATATGTAGGGACTTTTATACTGACTTTACTGTATATATATCTGAATTTCAATTTAATAAATATTTATTTTTTAAGTAAAAGAACTACATTTAAAATATATGTCTTTATGCTTCTTGATTTAATTTATTTTTTGAGAGGTTCGTTTAATTTGTTTTCCATTATGATATATTTAATATCAATGACAGTTTTAGTATTTCTTATAATGAAAGATGAAGGAAAAAACGAATTGTCAAAGATATATCAATTTGCAGGCTTTTATACAGTGCTTAAAGTAATATTTATTTTAATGCTTGTATTTTTGTAGTATTTATGGACAATTTTATCCTGACGGAAAAAATTCAAGTAAAGGAGAATTCAAAAAAGTATTTGAAAATTTTACGTTTTATGATAAAATTTCTATTATGGACGGAGAAAAAATGAAAAGTGACAATAATGAAGCAAATGTCGAACTTATTAAGCATATTGAAAAATTTAAAGATAGAGTAAGAGAAGTTAAACTTGAGAAAAATGTGTTTTTAGGTGAATATAAAGAGAGAGTACTTGGGGCACTGACAAGAGAACAGGTAAAAGAAAAAGGAATATATCCTGAAATAGAGAAAATTTTAGAAAATAAAGAAGCTGAAAAAATGATAATTTCCAGAGAAATAGATTTTAATGATATAAAAAAATATATAAGCCTGGCTAAAAAAAAGAATATTTCTTATAAAATGATAGACGGATTACTTTATACGGGAGAAATAGGGTTAGTTATTGCATCAAGTGATGCTTTAAGTAAACCTCTTGAAAATCCTGTTATTAAAACAAAAAAAGAAAAATTTGAAGAAAAGAAATTATCGGAAATTTACTATCAGTCAATGGGAAGTAAAATATGCGATTTTCATAAAGAAATAATTGATAAAGAACTTCCCGAATATAAACATGGTTATGAAAAAATAGGAATTATGGACAGCCTTTTTGGGACAAAATGTCCAATTTGTGAAAAATTAGGAGGAAAAAAACGTGGTTGACGGATTTAAAATTAAAGGAAAAACACCATTAAACGGCATAATAAAAGTAAGTGGAGCTAAAAATGCAGCTCTTCCCATAATAATAGCAACACTTGTAGCTAAAGGAGAATATACTTTAAAAAATGTACCTAATCTGAGAGATATAAGAATATTGATGAAACTGCTTGAAGATTTGGGAATGGAAACTGAAAAAATAGACGATACTACATATAAAATAACAAACAGTGGATTTAAAAGAAATGAAGCAAGTTATGAAATAGTAAAACAGATGAGAGCTTCTTTTTTAGTTATGGGACCTATGATTGCAAATCTTGAAGAATCTGTAGTTTCCCTTCCGGGAGGATGTGCAATAGGTTCGAGACCTGTAGATCTGCACTTAAAAGGGTTTGAAGCATTAGGAGCTGAAATAACGAGAGTCCATGGATATATTCACGCCAAATCGGATAAATTAAAAGGAGCTGTAATACCGTTAGGATTCCCCAGTGTAGGGGCCACACAAAATCTTATGATGGCAGCTGTAAAAATTCCGGGAAAAACTATCATATCCAATGCTGCAAGAGAGCCGGAAATTGTGGACTTGGGGAATTTTCTTATTAAAATGGGAGCAAAAATAACAGGACTTGGAACAACGAATATTGAAATTGAAGGAGTAGAAGAACTACATGCAGTGGAGTATTCTATAATGCCTGATAGAATTGAAGCAGGAACTTATGTTATTGCTTCACTTATTACCGAAGGAGACTTAAAAATTGAAAATATAAATCTGGAAGATTTAGGAGTATTCAAATCTGAATTGGAAGCAATGGGAGTTGAATTTCAATATAACGGAAACACTTTAACTGTAATAGGAAATCTTAAGGAACTTAAACCTTCTAAAATAAGAACAATGCCTCATCCCGGATTTCCTACTGACATGCAGCCTCAGATGATGTTACTACAGACATTGATAAACGGAGCAAGTTCAATGGAAGAAACGGTATTTGAAAATAGATTTATGCATGTTCCTGAATTTAACAGAATGGGAGCGGATATTTCCATAAGACATGGAGTAGCTATGATAAACGGGGGAGTACCTTTAACAGGAGCTGAAGTAATGTCGTCAGATTTAAGAGCGGGGGCTGCACTTGTGCTGGCAGGACTAGTTGCAGATGGAGAAACGGTGGTAAACAGAGTCTATCATATTGATCGTGGATATGATAAGCTTGAGGAGAAACTCAATGCCGTAGGTGCCGAGATTAAAAGGGTTAAGCTTGAGATATAATTTCAAAATTTATTTTGATAATCATTTGATATAGAAAATCAATAATTTTAGATAATGAAGGAATGATTTTCATATTTTATAGATTCCAAATATCCGGTATTTTTACAATTTTAATGGTGTGTAAATCTAAAATATAAGATTTATTACATTAGAAAGAGATCTCGGAGATTTTTCAAGCTTAAACAAATAGTAAAAAAACTTGAAAATAAAGATGTCGGAGTAAAGAGATTTACTCCGGATAAAAAATTACGGATGGATAATCAAATAATTTGATATAAACGGATTGTCATGTTTATAATATATATAAGTATATAAAAAAGAGTGAATAATCCTGTTATATTTGGTAGTAATTACAATATGGAACCTGTATGAAATAAATTTTTACAAAGAAAAATAATAATTTTATTTGTAAGATCTTATAAAAAATATCCAGTATTAAAAATTAATAATATTAAATTGATTTTAAAAAGAGGTGTAAGCCTCTTTTTTTAAATTGATATTTGTCTTATTTTGAATATTATTTATCTTTGTAAAAGACATAAAAAATTTTATATATTAAAAAAATAATATTTTTATATTTGATTAATATATGTGGCTTTATAATTAATATGATTTTCTTAAATTTGCTTAAGATATGTCTAAAAACTGCCAAAATGAAAAATTTTAAGGGATATTTTTAAAAAATAAATAATAAAATATTAATTTTATTATGATTCTGTTAATTTAAAAAGTAAAAAATTTAAAATATAGTAAATTTTAAGTTTTCAGACATACTTTAAGAAATAAGAATAATTAAAATAAGATATCATAATTGTGTTAAACGAATTACTGAATGGTACATAATAATTTTTATCTATTTAAAAAATTATATAACTATTTACATAATTAAATGAAAATAAAAATTTAAAATATAAGTAAATATTCAAAAATTGAAAAAATAATATTATAATAAAATAAAATTTAAAAATTAAGATAAGAAAATATATTAAAAACAAAAGGAGACAGAATTGCAGATAATAGGAAGAGGAATGCAATTTTTATTAACAGGAATATGTTTGTTAATAAAAATTATTATAAATGTTTTTTGGAAATTGTATATTTTTGTAATTGGAATATTATTATTTTTTACAGTGTTAATGAATATTAACAGTTGGAAATTATTTTGGGAATTTTTATTTTTAGGATTTCAAGTGCTTGTAGCAGGGTTTCTGACAGATTTTGTAAATAGTTGGACAGGAAAAATTTTTGGTAATATATTAAATGAAGAAGAGGAAGATAAAGATATTTTTGAAAAATATAAGAAACAATTTTTTTATCAAAATAAAAGAAGTGAATATAATTCAGAACAGTCAAATTATTCGAGTTCCGGATATTCAAATTATTCAGGGTATTCTGAATATAAAGAAAATAAATATGAAAATTATTCAAAAGCTCGGGATGATATTGTAAAAAAATATGAAGAATATTTAGAATATTTCGGAATAAATACGAAAATGAAAATAACATTGAAGATAATAAAAAAAGCATATAAAACAAAAATTAAAGAAGTACATCCTGATAAAAATCCTGGAAAAGACACTACCGAAGAAACTGTAAAAGTAAACGAAATAAAAGAATTCCTGGATATAAATTTGGAATATTATTTAATGAAAAGAGGTTTTTAAGTGGTTATAAAAAACTTTAAATATGTAAAATTGGCCTTAATATGTCCTTATATAATAATATTCCTATGGGAAGTATATATTTACTATCTTTATCAAAGTCCTGATTCATCTGTTATGGTAATTCCTTTTGTAGGTTTGTTAATAATGTTTAAAAGATCTTAGGACTTGGAGAGATAATAATGAAAAGAGAACTTTATCGAAGAATAGTCAAATTACCTATTTCCAAATTTAATATAATGAACTGGAATGTTAATAAAAATATCGGGATATCATTTGTTGATTTTGAAGGAAATACATTCTGGTTTTGCGGAACACGGACTGATTTTGAAATGCATATACTTTCATTGAAAAATATATATAGTAGGGAATATAATGATTACATTATATTTAAAGATATAATTAATAATAACAGTTATGTAGTTTATAAGTATACTGAGTAAATAAAAATATTTATCTAATATAAATAAAAAATCTTGATTTTTCAAAAAATAGAGATACAGTTTATTAAGATATAAAAAATATATATAAATATATATCTAAAAAGAAACTTGCTCATAAATTTTGGAAAAATTATTTGAATAATAATTAAAAATGACGGATAAATTATTAATTTGATTAATATTAAAGATAATAATCGAAAATAAAACTGTAAAAATTTAAAATGCTTTTCTATAATTAAAATGGAAAGGTATTTTTTATTATATTATGAAATGTCGATTATAATAAAAAATATTATAACTATTAGTATTGTTTTCTGTTAGAAGTCCTTTCAAAAATATATATTATATGCTGTATTAATTTGATAATGATTAAAATAAAACAAAATAAACAGAAATTTTACAAAAAAATCATAAAATTATATTCCAAAAAAAATATTTTTTTTGAAAAGTTAAAAAATAAAATATATGATATAATAAATAATAATAATATATTTTTTAGAAATTAAAAAAAGTTAAAAAAGTTAATGAAAAAAAACAAACTTTTTTTTGAAAAGTTAAAAAAGTTGGGTATATTTGTTATAGAAGAGGATGATTGAAATGCAGGAAGAAAAAAAAGCAAAAGTCAGGAAGTTGAATAAAACTGATTATCAGATACTTGAGAAGACAATGAAAAATTCCAAAATTTCCAGAACGGACTTATCAGAACAGTTGGAACTTACTCCCGCAGCAATTTCAAAAGCAATAAAAAAACTAATTTCTCATAATCTTATAGAAGAACATCACAATTTAAACTCTACAGGAGGAAGACCAAGAACAGTCTTAAGAATAAACAGAAAATATAAGAAAATTATAGGTATTAATCTGGGAGTAGGATTTATAAGTATAGCAGTTAGTTATCTGAATGGTGAGATACTGCAAATCGGCGAAAGGAAATTTGCTTTTAAAACTCAGGAAAAAGTACTTGATTTATTAGATGAGGAAATATCAAATATTATTGAAAAATTCAGTATAGATTCCATTGCCGGGATAGGTCTTGCAACTCATGGTCTTGTAGATAGGAAAAAAGGAACGGTAATATTTTCCCCGCATTTCAAATGGAGGAAACTGGAAATTCGTAAAAGACTTGAAAACAAGTATAATATTCCGGTTGTAGTTGAAAATGATGTAAGAGCCATGTTGACAGCAGAGCATATGTATGGGCGTGCAGGAAAAATGAAAAATTTTATGCTCTTATATATAAGAAACGGTGTAGGTTCTGCTATTTTCCTAAATGGGAAAATATTTGAAGGAAGCAATTATGGAGCCGGTGAAATAGGGCATTTTATTGTAAAGGAAAATTCGACCGTACAATGTCGATGTGGAAAATATGGCTGTCTGGAAACTGAATATTCGGAGCAGGCACTTATAAACAGGACAATTTGGGAATTGGAAAAAAGAGAAAGCAGGGAAATAAAAGGAAAATTAACTATAGATCATGTGTATACTAAATTTAAAAATAAAGAAGAACCCTATTTTTCCATAGTAAAAGAAGCAGCATATGAAACGGGAAAAGTTGTCGGTAATATTTTGAATGTATTGGATATTAACGATGTAGTAGTTTCAGGAGATACGGTAATGGCTGAAAAACTGTTTCTTGATAATTTTAAAAAAGGTGTGGACAGGATGATACTTGAAGAATTCAATAAAAGAATCAGAATTGTTCCATCGGGACTTAGTGATATGATAGGCATTTATGGGGCGGTATCATTGATTACAAGTAATCTGTTTACAGGAGAAAAGCTCCTTAAAATAAAAAAAGAAAATGAAGTTCCCGAAAGTTTTACAGATATGGAAAAATTTTATTAAACTAAGGTTATAAAAAAAATTATTTTATAGAGGTGAAAAGGATGAAAAAAATTTTATTGGTTATGTTGGGAATGTTTATGTTACTGGCATGCGGAGGAGAGAAAGAAGAAGCGAAAGGAGGTCAAGTAGAGGGAGGTAAGAAAATTAAAATTGGGGTTACTATTTACAAGTATGATGATAATTTTATGGCAACATTGAGAAAAGATCTTGAAGCATTTGCCAAAGAGGACGCCAATGTGGAATTGATTATGAATGATTCTCAAAATAATCAGGCAACACAAAATGAACAGGTAGATACAATGATAGCAAAAGGTGTAAATGTATTGGCAATCAATCTGGTAGATCCTGCAGCGGGACAGACTATAATTGATAAAGCTAAAGCTGCCAATGTACCGGTTATATTTTTTAATAAGGATCCGGGAACTGCTGCATTACAATCATATGAAAAAGCTTATTATGTAGGAACTAAACCTGAAGAATCAGGAGTAATTCAGGGACAGTTAATTGAAAAAAACTGGAAAGCCGATCCGAAAGAAGACCTGAACGGTGATGGAATTATTCAATATGTACTTTTGAAAGGAGAACCCGGACATCCTGATGCTGAAGCAAGAACAACATATGTAATAAAAGAATTAAATGATAAAGGTGTTAAAACAGAAAAATTAAATGAAGATACAGGAATGTGGGATGCAGCTCAGGCAAAAGATAAAATGGACGCATGGCTTTCAGGACCTAATGCTTCAAAAATAGAAGTAGTTATTTCAAATAATGATGGAATGGCACTTGGAGCATTGGAAGCATTGAAAGCTCATCAGAAACAGTTGCCTATTTATGGAGTTGACGCTTTAGCGGAAGCATTGACACTGATTGAATCAGGGGAATTAAAAGGAACTGTGTTGAATGATGGTAAAAATCAGGCTAAAGCAGTTCTTGAGCTGGCAAAAAATTTAGGAAACGGAAAAGATCCTCTTGAAGGAACATCATGGAAATTTGAAGAAAAATCAGTTAGAATCCCTTATGTAGGTGTAGACAAAGACAACTTGGCAGAATTCAAAAAATAATTGGAGTAAATAAAAATTAATGATACCGCTGATGAGCTCTTTGCAGACTTATTTGCGGTATCTTTTTAAAAAGAGGTGAAAAATGAAAAGTTCTGATAAAAAACATGAGTATGTTCTCAGAATGGAAGGTATAAGTAAGGAATTTCCCGGAGTAAAAGCATTGGACAAAGTCAATTTAAAAATAAGACCAAATAGTGTTCATGCATTAATGGGAGAAAACGGAGCGGGGAAGTCTACACTTATGAAATGTTTGTTCGGAATATACAAAAAAGATACAGGGGCAATTTATCTTGAAGGGGAAAAAATAGAGTTCAGAAATTCTAAAGAAGCACTTGAAAAAGGTGTATCAATGGTACATCAAGAATTAAATCAAGTTGTACAAAGAAATGTAATGGACAATATATGGTTAGGAAGATATCCGAAAAAAGGACTATTCATAGATGAAGAAAAAATGTACAAAGATACAAAGGAAATATTTGACAGACTTGAAATAAAGATAGATCCGAGAACTAAGGTAAGCAATCTTTCAGTATCTCAAATGCAGATGCTGGAAATTGCCAAAGCAGTTTCTTATGATTCAAAAGTACTTATACTTGATGAACCGACTTCATCATTGACTGAGAATGAAGTAAAACATCTGTTTCATATAATAAAAAAATTACAGGGAAGTGGTATAGGAATAGTATATATTTCCCATAAAATGGAAGAAATTACTGAAATATGTGATGAGATAACAATATTAAGAGACGGTCAATGGGTTACAACAGAAAAAGTAAAGGATCTTACAACTGATGAGATTATTAACCTTATGGTCGGAAGAGATTTGACAAGCAGATTTCCCGATAAGAACAATATTCCCTCCGATGTAATAATGGAAGTGGAAAATCTGACTGCCAAAAGGAAAAATTCAATTGAAAATGTTTCATTTACTTTGCATAAAGGAGAAATTTTAGGAATAGCCGGACTTGTAGGTTCTAAAAGAACAGATATAGTTGAAACCGTGTTTGGGGTAATGGAAAAAAAATCCGGAATGATAAAAATACACGGTAAGGAAGTGAATATAACCAGTCCGAAAGAAGCTACAAAAAACGGACTTGCACTTATTACCGAAGAAAGACGTTCTACCGGAATATTTTCAATGTTGGACATAAAATTTAATTCAATAATTTCAAATACAAAAAGTTATAAATCGAAAATAGGGTTGCTTGATGACAAAAGAATACAAAAAGATACAGGTTGGGTTATAGAAAGTATGAGAGTGAAGACACCGTCTCAGAAAACTCATATAGGAAGTCTTTCAGGCGGAAATCAGCAGAAAGTAATAATAGGAAGATGGCTTCTGACGGAGCCTGAAATACTTCTTATGGATGAGCCTACAAGGGGGATAGATGTCGGAGCGAAATTTGAAATATACCAGTTAATGGTAAATCTGGCAAAAAAAGATAAAGGAATTATTATGATTTCATCGGAAATGCCGGAACTTCTGGGAGTTACCGACAGAATTTTGGTGATGAGTAATGGTAAAGTGGCGGGAATAGTCAAGACATCTGAAACAACTCAGGAAGAAATATTGAAATTAACGGCAAAGTATTTATAGGAGGAAAAAATGACGGAAAAAATATTGAGCAAGGATAAGAAAAGTATAAATCCAAAAGAAATAATAATGAATGGAGGGATATATCTCGTTTTAGTGTTACTTTTAATTATGATAATAGTAAAAGATCCATCATTTTTAAGTTTGAGAAATTTTCAGAATATTCTTACACAGTCATCGGTAAGAATAATAATAGCATTGGGAGTGGCAGGAATTATAGTAACTCAAGGAACGGACCTTTCAGTAGGAAGACAGGTCGGAATGGCTGCATTGCTTTCAGCTACATTATTACAGGCAGTAACTAATCCGAA encodes the following:
- a CDS encoding J domain-containing protein produces the protein MQIIGRGMQFLLTGICLLIKIIINVFWKLYIFVIGILLFFTVLMNINSWKLFWEFLFLGFQVLVAGFLTDFVNSWTGKIFGNILNEEEEDKDIFEKYKKQFFYQNKRSEYNSEQSNYSSSGYSNYSGYSEYKENKYENYSKARDDIVKKYEEYLEYFGINTKMKITLKIIKKAYKTKIKEVHPDKNPGKDTTEETVKVNEIKEFLDINLEYYLMKRGF
- a CDS encoding ROK family transcriptional regulator produces the protein MQEEKKAKVRKLNKTDYQILEKTMKNSKISRTDLSEQLELTPAAISKAIKKLISHNLIEEHHNLNSTGGRPRTVLRINRKYKKIIGINLGVGFISIAVSYLNGEILQIGERKFAFKTQEKVLDLLDEEISNIIEKFSIDSIAGIGLATHGLVDRKKGTVIFSPHFKWRKLEIRKRLENKYNIPVVVENDVRAMLTAEHMYGRAGKMKNFMLLYIRNGVGSAIFLNGKIFEGSNYGAGEIGHFIVKENSTVQCRCGKYGCLETEYSEQALINRTIWELEKRESREIKGKLTIDHVYTKFKNKEEPYFSIVKEAAYETGKVVGNILNVLDINDVVVSGDTVMAEKLFLDNFKKGVDRMILEEFNKRIRIVPSGLSDMIGIYGAVSLITSNLFTGEKLLKIKKENEVPESFTDMEKFY
- the mglB gene encoding galactose/glucose ABC transporter substrate-binding protein MglB encodes the protein MKKILLVMLGMFMLLACGGEKEEAKGGQVEGGKKIKIGVTIYKYDDNFMATLRKDLEAFAKEDANVELIMNDSQNNQATQNEQVDTMIAKGVNVLAINLVDPAAGQTIIDKAKAANVPVIFFNKDPGTAALQSYEKAYYVGTKPEESGVIQGQLIEKNWKADPKEDLNGDGIIQYVLLKGEPGHPDAEARTTYVIKELNDKGVKTEKLNEDTGMWDAAQAKDKMDAWLSGPNASKIEVVISNNDGMALGALEALKAHQKQLPIYGVDALAEALTLIESGELKGTVLNDGKNQAKAVLELAKNLGNGKDPLEGTSWKFEEKSVRIPYVGVDKDNLAEFKK
- the mglA gene encoding galactose/methyl galactoside ABC transporter ATP-binding protein MglA, with amino-acid sequence MKSSDKKHEYVLRMEGISKEFPGVKALDKVNLKIRPNSVHALMGENGAGKSTLMKCLFGIYKKDTGAIYLEGEKIEFRNSKEALEKGVSMVHQELNQVVQRNVMDNIWLGRYPKKGLFIDEEKMYKDTKEIFDRLEIKIDPRTKVSNLSVSQMQMLEIAKAVSYDSKVLILDEPTSSLTENEVKHLFHIIKKLQGSGIGIVYISHKMEEITEICDEITILRDGQWVTTEKVKDLTTDEIINLMVGRDLTSRFPDKNNIPSDVIMEVENLTAKRKNSIENVSFTLHKGEILGIAGLVGSKRTDIVETVFGVMEKKSGMIKIHGKEVNITSPKEATKNGLALITEERRSTGIFSMLDIKFNSIISNTKSYKSKIGLLDDKRIQKDTGWVIESMRVKTPSQKTHIGSLSGGNQQKVIIGRWLLTEPEILLMDEPTRGIDVGAKFEIYQLMVNLAKKDKGIIMISSEMPELLGVTDRILVMSNGKVAGIVKTSETTQEEILKLTAKYL